The DNA sequence GGAGACCTCAGAGGGGAGGGAAGCGGGTCAGGAGATCAACGAGAGCTCTCCTCAGGCCCCCGGGGCATCATACCTCATATACCTGATCCCCCTCCTCATAGCTCCAGTCGTGCTTCTGGCCAGGAGGGCCGGTCAGAGGGAGGTCGCCAGGGTGGATGAGATAGAGGAGTCCATAATCAGGGAGCTGAGGGCTAGGGGAGGGGAGATGACTCAGGCGGACCTCACCAGGGCCCTCAACCTCCCCAGGGCCACCGTCTGGAGGAGGCTGAGGAGGCTCGAGAGGGAGGGGGTCATCTCACTGGAGAGGAGGGGGAACTCAACTCTAGTGAGGCTGAGGAGATGACCGGACCGAGGGAGGCCAGGCTGCAGAGGAGGGAGGATGGCAGGGTCAGGTGCCTTGTCTGCGAGAGGGCCTGCCTCCTGGGGGATGGGATGACGGGCTCCTGCGGGAACTACGCGAACTTCGGAGGTACTCTCTACCACTCCGGCTACGGAAAGCTGAGCCACCTGGAGAGCAGGCCCATCGAGATAAAACCACTGTTCCACTACTGGCCGGGGAGCACCGCTCTCACCTACTCAAACTACGGTTGCAACTTCTACTGCCCGTGGTGCCAGAACCACGAGATAAGCTTCTCCTGGCCCCCCAAGGACGCCCCCAGGTTCGAGCCCTCCGATCTGGTGAACCTGGCGAGGATCAGGGGCGATGAGGGCATATCAGCAAGCCTCAACGAACCGGCAACGAACTTCGACTTCGTCATGGATGCTTCTGAGCTCGCCTCCAAGTGGGGGCTCTACTCCATGGTCGTGACCAACGGCTACTTCACGCTGGAGGCCCTGAGGGAGCTGATCAGGGCTGGAGTCGACGGCTGGAGCATCGACATCAAGGGCTGCCCTGAGATGGCCTCCATCAGGGTGCTCCCCCACGTGAATCACGAGCTCGTCTTCAGGAACGCG is a window from the Candidatus Korarchaeota archaeon NZ13-K genome containing:
- a CDS encoding radical SAM protein, which codes for MTGPREARLQRREDGRVRCLVCERACLLGDGMTGSCGNYANFGGTLYHSGYGKLSHLESRPIEIKPLFHYWPGSTALTYSNYGCNFYCPWCQNHEISFSWPPKDAPRFEPSDLVNLARIRGDEGISASLNEPATNFDFVMDASELASKWGLYSMVVTNGYFTLEALRELIRAGVDGWSIDIKGCPEMASIRVLPHVNHELVFRNAREVLRAGGHVEIVYLLVTGANDTEACFEWIIDKFLEYLSPEVPLHLNRYFPANRWREPPTELGLLLRLRERAIREGLSYVYVGNVWSPELESTYCPRCGRLLIYRPGRAVRFDLIREGNSWRCPRCGRVIPIRGRIGKSAR